From the genome of Paraburkholderia sp. ZP32-5:
CAGAAGTAATCGAACGCTGTTTGTCCGGGCGTAAAAGAGGCCCATCCGATGATGCATCGGATGGGCCTCGTTATTTGGGGCGTGCGCCGCGCTTTGCAGCGTCGGGCGGGCTGCTTAGCCCGCAGTCTTTTGCAGCGTGTCGGCCAGATGATTGACCACCGCACGGGTTTTCGCGGCCATCTTCTGACCCAACGAAATAATCGCGTGGACCGGCGGCCCATCGGTGTCGGCCTCGGGCAGCAGATGCACGAGTCTTCCCGCCTGGACATGCGGCAGCGCGACGCGGTCGAGAATCTGCGTAACGCCGAAGCCCGCAATCGCCGCTTCGACCAGCGCCTGACCGTCCGCAAGCACCAGTACTGGCGACGGCGCCAGCTCGCGAATATGCGTGCCGTCCCGTACTGTCCACGCACGCAGTCGTCCGGTGGGCCCACGGAACACCACCGCGTCATGCTCGGCCAGTTCGGCGAGCGATGTGATGTTGCCGCGCCGCTGCAGATAATCCGGCGATGCATACAAACCAAGGCGCAGGTCGCACAGTTTGCGCACGGTCAGCTCGCTATCCTGCGGCAGCACGCCGATCCGCACGACGACGTCCCAGCCTTCGCCAATCGCGTCCGACATCCGGTCGGTCAGCGCGACTTCGAGCGTCAGTTTCGGATAGCGCTCGCGTAAGCCGACGAAGCTCGGCAGCAGCAGCCGGCCAAAGCCGGCCGGCAGATCGATCTTGACGCGTCCCGCGGGCTCCGAGCGCCGTGCCGCGAGTTGCTGTTCCGCGTCGCGCAGTCCGTCGAGCGCATCCTGCGCGGCGGCCAGATAGGTTTCGCCATCCTCGGTGAGCCGCACCGCGCGCGTGGTGCGCTGAAAGAGCTTCGTGCCGAGCCGCGTTTCCAGTCGTTGCACGGCCTTGCCGACGTTCGACTTGCTGCTGCCGAGGTCTTCGGCGGCGCGGGTAAAGCTGCCGGTCTGCGCGACGGCGACGAATACCGCGATCTCGGCCATCGGTGCATCAACGCGTTCGCTCATTTCTCAATCCGTTCGGAAATAGGGAAAAAAGCCGTCTTATCGGAGACGGCCTATCGTACAGGCGATTCTGACGACCGCGACATCGCCAATAAACGGCACCCGCGTGTTCACAGCGTCGCTCTGAAAGCGACAATCGGCTTTTCAGCCAGTTTTTCAGCCAGATTCTCAGCCATTGGGGTAGAGCGATTCGAGCCTTCTGACGCGCGACGATTGTCGCCGTGAACACGACAGAGCGACTCCCCGAGCGGTGTTTATCGCACGAGTGAATCCCGCAATACTTGATTCCAACGGTGCACGACTTCTTCCCCTCCAGCGGTTTTACGGGCACCCGCGAACGATCCGATATTCACTTTACCGAAAGGCACTCCGATGAAACTCTATATTGCTCAAGCGACATGTTCCCTCGCGGTTCAGGCCGTATTCAACGAATTGGGCCTGTCCGCCGAACTGGTGCACTACGACGTATTCGGCAAGACCACGACCGACAACATCAGCTTCGCGAACGTCAATCCGCTCGCTTACGTGCCGGTGCTCGAACTCGATAGCGGAGATCACGAACGGCTCACCGAAACCATCGTCATTGCCGCGTATCTGGCCGATCGCCATCCGCAGTCGGGGCTGATCCCCGCGCACGGCACGCTGGAGCGCGTCAGGATGGACCAGTTGCTGACGTTTATCGCCACCGAAATCGCGCAGAAGCACATTCCGCTGATGCGCAAACTGATGACGCCGGAAGGCATCGCATTCACGACCAACAAGCTGCTGAACGCGTACGCGTCACTCGATGCGCGTCTGGCCGATGGCCGCGCGTATCTGACCGGCGAGCAATTCACGGTCGCGGACGCGTATGTGTGGGCAACGATGTGGCACGAGCGCTCCGGCGTGAAGCTCGACCATTTGAAGCATCTGATGGCTTACATCGCGCGCATCGAAGCGCGTCCTTCGGTACAGAAGGCGCTGAAAGACGAAGCCGAGGTGGTGCGCCAGCATCAGGAGCAACTGGCGGTCTGAGCAGCCGGCTAGCACGAGCCGGCCATTGGGCATCAGAAAATGGCGGTGCCCCCGTTACCTGATTGCCTACACTCGGATTACGCGCAGACGGCTGGCGGGCACCGCCGTCTGCAATACCGCTTCGCTTGTCCGGCCTGCGCGCGTGAATGTCATCTCGTCCTATTCGTAAGGGGAATCATCATGATGACGTATGTGGTTCTTGCGCAATTCACCGACCAGGGCATCCGCGCGG
Proteins encoded in this window:
- a CDS encoding glutathione S-transferase family protein produces the protein MKLYIAQATCSLAVQAVFNELGLSAELVHYDVFGKTTTDNISFANVNPLAYVPVLELDSGDHERLTETIVIAAYLADRHPQSGLIPAHGTLERVRMDQLLTFIATEIAQKHIPLMRKLMTPEGIAFTTNKLLNAYASLDARLADGRAYLTGEQFTVADAYVWATMWHERSGVKLDHLKHLMAYIARIEARPSVQKALKDEAEVVRQHQEQLAV
- a CDS encoding LysR family transcriptional regulator yields the protein MSERVDAPMAEIAVFVAVAQTGSFTRAAEDLGSSKSNVGKAVQRLETRLGTKLFQRTTRAVRLTEDGETYLAAAQDALDGLRDAEQQLAARRSEPAGRVKIDLPAGFGRLLLPSFVGLRERYPKLTLEVALTDRMSDAIGEGWDVVVRIGVLPQDSELTVRKLCDLRLGLYASPDYLQRRGNITSLAELAEHDAVVFRGPTGRLRAWTVRDGTHIRELAPSPVLVLADGQALVEAAIAGFGVTQILDRVALPHVQAGRLVHLLPEADTDGPPVHAIISLGQKMAAKTRAVVNHLADTLQKTAG